A genomic stretch from Salarias fasciatus chromosome 10, fSalaFa1.1, whole genome shotgun sequence includes:
- the p2rx1 gene encoding P2X purinoceptor 1 isoform X6, giving the protein MWVSRCQKMKSQITNALSDFFFEYETPRQVLVRNRRVGVVCRLIQLGVLAYIIGWVFIYEKGYQSTDTAVSSVFTKMKGVGYTNVSGNERVWDVADYVFPPQGDSSFVVMTNYIITEGQKMGTCPELKGKHSCKSDSDCEGGTLKRTGHGQMTGVCVNSTKTCEVLAWCPVEDDHVIPDPPLLMSAENYTLFIKNSVTFPLFGVTRSNLVEGIDAGYISQCLHDPEKAPLCPIFRLGDIVKLSGFSFETIAKVGGAIGIVVDWTCNLDVDIKNCKPKYNFHGLYGNPAETDKARASVGYNFRYAKHYMEDKTEKRTLLKVFGIRFDIIVQSLARKFDIIPTLTAIGSGVGIFGVATVVCDLVLLYLLPKREFYKNMKFKYTDTQTQK; this is encoded by the exons ATGTGGGTCAGCCGGTGTCAGAAGATGAAGAGCCAGATCACCAACGCCCTCTCCGACTTCTTCTTCGAGTACGAGACCCCCCGGCAGGTGCTGGTGAGGAACCGGAGGGTGGGAGTGGTGTGCCGGCTGATCCAGCTGGGAGTGCTGGCGTACATCATTGG GTGGGTGTTCATCTATGAGAAGGGCTACCAGTCCACTGACACGGCGGTCAGCTCCGTCTTCACCAAAATGAAAGGCGTCGGCTACACCAACGTGAGCGGCAACGAAAGAGTCTGGGATGTGGCCGACTACGTCTTCCCTCCGCAG GGAGACTCATCTTTTGTAGTGATGACAAACTACATCATAACTGAAGGTCAGAAGATGGGAACGTGTCCAGAG CTTAAGGGCAAACACAGCTGCAAGTCGGACTCGGACTGTGAAGGAGGGACCCTCAAACGTACGGGACACG GACAAATGACCGGAGTGTGCGTGAACAGCACGAAGACGTGCGAGGTGCTGGCCTGGTGTCCTGTTGAGGACGATCACGTCATACCTGA cccccCTCTCCTGATGTCTGCAGAGAACTACACGCTCTTCATCAAAAACTCTGTAACTTTCCCCTTATTTGGCGTCACAAG gagtAACCTGGTGGAGGGTATCGACGCTGGCTACATCAGCCAATGTCTTCACGACCCGGAGAAAGCTCCGCTTTGTCCAATATTCAGACTGGGAGACATCGTCAAGCTGTCGGGCTTCAGCTTCGAAACGATAGCCAAAGTG GGAGGAGCCATTGGGATTGTTGTGGACTGGACATGCAACCTGGACGTGGATATAAAGAACTGTAAACCAAAGTACAACTTCCACGGTCTGTATGGGAACCCTGCTGAGACGGACAAAGCCAGAGCGTCTGTGGGCTACaacttcag GTATGCAAAGCATTACATGGAGGACAAGACTGAGAAAAGGACCCTTCTTAAAGTGTTCGGCATCAGGTTTGATATCATTGTACAGTCACTG GCACGAAAGTTTGATATCATCCCTACGCTGACAGCGATCGGCTCTGGAGTTGGGATTTTTGGAGTC GCAACTGTAGTGTGTGACTTGGTGCTGCTCTATTTGCTACCAAAAAGAGAATTTTACAAGAACATGAAATTCAAATACACCGACACGCAGACACAG AAGTGA
- the p2rx1 gene encoding P2X purinoceptor 1 isoform X4, translating to MWVSRCQKMKSQITNALSDFFFEYETPRQVLVRNRRVGVVCRLIQLGVLAYIIGWVFIYEKGYQSTDTAVSSVFTKMKGVGYTNVSGNERVWDVADYVFPPQGDSSFVVMTNYIITEGQKMGTCPELKGKHSCKSDSDCEGGTLKRTGHGQMTGVCVNSTKTCEVLAWCPVEDDHVIPDPPLLMSAENYTLFIKNSVTFPLFGVTRSNLVEGIDAGYISQCLHDPEKAPLCPIFRLGDIVKLSGFSFETIAKVGGAIGIVVDWTCNLDVDIKNCKPKYNFHGLYGNPAETDKARASVGYNFRYAKHYMEDKTEKRTLLKVFGIRFDIIVQSLARKFDIIPTLTAIGSGVGIFGVATVVCDLVLLYLLPKREFYKNMKFKYTDTQTQDPDSEAGSIETEVSKK from the exons ATGTGGGTCAGCCGGTGTCAGAAGATGAAGAGCCAGATCACCAACGCCCTCTCCGACTTCTTCTTCGAGTACGAGACCCCCCGGCAGGTGCTGGTGAGGAACCGGAGGGTGGGAGTGGTGTGCCGGCTGATCCAGCTGGGAGTGCTGGCGTACATCATTGG GTGGGTGTTCATCTATGAGAAGGGCTACCAGTCCACTGACACGGCGGTCAGCTCCGTCTTCACCAAAATGAAAGGCGTCGGCTACACCAACGTGAGCGGCAACGAAAGAGTCTGGGATGTGGCCGACTACGTCTTCCCTCCGCAG GGAGACTCATCTTTTGTAGTGATGACAAACTACATCATAACTGAAGGTCAGAAGATGGGAACGTGTCCAGAG CTTAAGGGCAAACACAGCTGCAAGTCGGACTCGGACTGTGAAGGAGGGACCCTCAAACGTACGGGACACG GACAAATGACCGGAGTGTGCGTGAACAGCACGAAGACGTGCGAGGTGCTGGCCTGGTGTCCTGTTGAGGACGATCACGTCATACCTGA cccccCTCTCCTGATGTCTGCAGAGAACTACACGCTCTTCATCAAAAACTCTGTAACTTTCCCCTTATTTGGCGTCACAAG gagtAACCTGGTGGAGGGTATCGACGCTGGCTACATCAGCCAATGTCTTCACGACCCGGAGAAAGCTCCGCTTTGTCCAATATTCAGACTGGGAGACATCGTCAAGCTGTCGGGCTTCAGCTTCGAAACGATAGCCAAAGTG GGAGGAGCCATTGGGATTGTTGTGGACTGGACATGCAACCTGGACGTGGATATAAAGAACTGTAAACCAAAGTACAACTTCCACGGTCTGTATGGGAACCCTGCTGAGACGGACAAAGCCAGAGCGTCTGTGGGCTACaacttcag GTATGCAAAGCATTACATGGAGGACAAGACTGAGAAAAGGACCCTTCTTAAAGTGTTCGGCATCAGGTTTGATATCATTGTACAGTCACTG GCACGAAAGTTTGATATCATCCCTACGCTGACAGCGATCGGCTCTGGAGTTGGGATTTTTGGAGTC GCAACTGTAGTGTGTGACTTGGTGCTGCTCTATTTGCTACCAAAAAGAGAATTTTACAAGAACATGAAATTCAAATACACCGACACGCAGACACAG GATCCGGATTCAGAGGCAGGCAGCATAGAAACTGAGGTATCTAAA AAGTGA
- the p2rx1 gene encoding P2X purinoceptor 1 isoform X3, with amino-acid sequence MWVSRCQKMKSQITNALSDFFFEYETPRQVLVRNRRVGVVCRLIQLGVLAYIIGWVFIYEKGYQSTDTAVSSVFTKMKGVGYTNVSGNERVWDVADYVFPPQGDSSFVVMTNYIITEGQKMGTCPELKGKHSCKSDSDCEGGTLKRQMTGVCVNSTKTCEVLAWCPVEDDHVIPDPPLLMSAENYTLFIKNSVTFPLFGVTRSNLVEGIDAGYISQCLHDPEKAPLCPIFRLGDIVKLSGFSFETIAKVGGAIGIVVDWTCNLDVDIKNCKPKYNFHGLYGNPAETDKARASVGYNFRYAKHYMEDKTEKRTLLKVFGIRFDIIVQSLARKFDIIPTLTAIGSGVGIFGVATVVCDLVLLYLLPKREFYKNMKFKYTDTQTQQDTESFGLDSSVYYTIEANARQAQGSGQSNDPDSEAGSIETEVSKK; translated from the exons ATGTGGGTCAGCCGGTGTCAGAAGATGAAGAGCCAGATCACCAACGCCCTCTCCGACTTCTTCTTCGAGTACGAGACCCCCCGGCAGGTGCTGGTGAGGAACCGGAGGGTGGGAGTGGTGTGCCGGCTGATCCAGCTGGGAGTGCTGGCGTACATCATTGG GTGGGTGTTCATCTATGAGAAGGGCTACCAGTCCACTGACACGGCGGTCAGCTCCGTCTTCACCAAAATGAAAGGCGTCGGCTACACCAACGTGAGCGGCAACGAAAGAGTCTGGGATGTGGCCGACTACGTCTTCCCTCCGCAG GGAGACTCATCTTTTGTAGTGATGACAAACTACATCATAACTGAAGGTCAGAAGATGGGAACGTGTCCAGAG CTTAAGGGCAAACACAGCTGCAAGTCGGACTCGGACTGTGAAGGAGGGACCCTCAAAC GACAAATGACCGGAGTGTGCGTGAACAGCACGAAGACGTGCGAGGTGCTGGCCTGGTGTCCTGTTGAGGACGATCACGTCATACCTGA cccccCTCTCCTGATGTCTGCAGAGAACTACACGCTCTTCATCAAAAACTCTGTAACTTTCCCCTTATTTGGCGTCACAAG gagtAACCTGGTGGAGGGTATCGACGCTGGCTACATCAGCCAATGTCTTCACGACCCGGAGAAAGCTCCGCTTTGTCCAATATTCAGACTGGGAGACATCGTCAAGCTGTCGGGCTTCAGCTTCGAAACGATAGCCAAAGTG GGAGGAGCCATTGGGATTGTTGTGGACTGGACATGCAACCTGGACGTGGATATAAAGAACTGTAAACCAAAGTACAACTTCCACGGTCTGTATGGGAACCCTGCTGAGACGGACAAAGCCAGAGCGTCTGTGGGCTACaacttcag GTATGCAAAGCATTACATGGAGGACAAGACTGAGAAAAGGACCCTTCTTAAAGTGTTCGGCATCAGGTTTGATATCATTGTACAGTCACTG GCACGAAAGTTTGATATCATCCCTACGCTGACAGCGATCGGCTCTGGAGTTGGGATTTTTGGAGTC GCAACTGTAGTGTGTGACTTGGTGCTGCTCTATTTGCTACCAAAAAGAGAATTTTACAAGAACATGAAATTCAAATACACCGACACGCAGACACAG CAGGACACCGAGTCGTTCGGTTTAGACTCAAGCGTCTATTACACCATTGAAGCAAATGCAAGACAAGCCCAAGGCAGTGGCCAGTCCAAC GATCCGGATTCAGAGGCAGGCAGCATAGAAACTGAGGTATCTAAA AAGTGA
- the dhx33 gene encoding ATP-dependent RNA helicase DHX33, whose translation MPHDPDPPPAKKFKPGSVFFRLDKTRPGMLLPRKGNVATPIEVQRKQLPIYQAKAQLLTQLRQLHGAILIGETGSGKTTQIPQYLYEAGIGRQGVIAITQPRRVAAISLAGRVAEEKRTQLGKLVGYTVRFEDVTSAETKLKFMTDGMLLREAIGDPLLLRYTVVVLDEAHERTVHTDVLFGVVKTAQRRRRELNKVPLKVIVMSATMDVDLFSEYFNKSPVLYLEGRQHPIQIYYTKQAQSDYLQAALVSIFQIHQEAPPSHDVLVFMTGQEEIEALARTCRDIAKHLPDGCGPMVVIPLYASLPPAQQLRVFQPAPKGCRKVILSTNIAETSVTISGIKYVIDTGMVKAKRFNPDSGLEVLAVQRVSKAQAWQRAGRAGREDSGSCYRLYTEQEFDNLVPMTVPEIQRCNLSGVILQLMALGIPDVTNFDFMSKPSPEAVRSAVEHLELLGAVERKDGQVCLTPLGKKMASFPLEPRYAKTILLSPDFSCSEEILSIVSLLSVDTVLYNPPARRDEVLAARRKFTSSEGDHMTLLNIYRAFKKVSGNKEWCRENFVNSRNMGLVKEVQAQLREICLKMNLKLESCGAETGNVRRCLAHGTFTNAAELQPDGSYLALDTHQPVSIHPSSVLFQAKPAYVVFNELLHTSRCYMRDLCLVDADWLLDAAPEYFGRKLHLSKS comes from the exons ATGCCCCACGACCCCGACCCTCCTCCGGCGAAAAAGTTCAAGCCGGGCTCCGTTTTCTTCCGCCTCGATAAGACCAGACCTGGGATGCTGCTGCCCAGAAAGGGGAATGTAGCCACTCCGATAGAAGtccagaggaagcagctgcCCATCTACCAGGCCAAAGCCCAGCTGCTGACCCAGCTGAGGCAGCTGCACGGAGCCATCCTGATCG GGGAGACCGGCTCTGGGAAGACCACTCAGATCCCTCAGTACCTGTATGAGGCTGGCATCGGACGGCAGGGCGTCATCGCCATCACCCAGCCCCGGCGAGTCGCCGCCATCTCATTGGCTGGAAGGGTGGCGGAGGAGAAGAGGACGCAACTGGGCAAGCTG GTGGGCTACACGGTGCGCTTCGAGGACGTCACCTCCGCCGAGACCAAGCTGAAGTTCATGACGGACGGCATGCTGCTGCGGGAGGCCATCggagaccccctgctgctgcgctACACCGTGGTGGTCCTGGACGAGGCGCACGAGCGCACCGTGCACACCGACGTGCTGTTCGGCGTGGTGAAGACGGCCCAGCGCCGGCGCCGGGAGCTGAACAAGGTTCCCCTGAAG GTGATCGTCATGTCGGCCACGATGGACGTGGATCTGTTCTCCGAATACTTCAACAAGTCCCCGGTCCTGTACCTGGAGGGCCGGCAGCACCCCATCCAGATCTACTACACCAAGCAGGCGCAGTCGGACTACCTGCAGGCGGCGCTGGTCTCCATCTTCCAGATCCATCAG GAGGCCCCTCCGTCCCACGACGTCTTGGTCTTCATGACGGGTCAGGAGGAGATCGAGGCGCTGGCGAGGACGTGCCGGGACATCGCCAAGCATCTGCCCGACGGCTGCGGCCCCATGGTGGTCATCCCTCTGTACGCCTCGCTGCCGCCCGCGCAGCAGCTCAGGGTCTTCCAGCCCGCTCCCAAG GGCTGCAGGAAGGTCATCCTCTCCACCAACATCGCAGAAACGTCAGTCACAATCTCTGGGATCAAATACGTCATCGACACGGGGATGGTCAAAGCCAAACGCTTCAATCCCG ACAGCGGTCTGGAGGTGCTGGCCGTGCAGCGGGTCTCCAAAGCGCAGGCGTGGCAGCGGGCGGGCCGAGCCGGCAGGGAGGACTCGGGCTCCTGCTACCGTCTCTACACCGAGCAGGAGTTCGACAACCTGGTCCCCATGACGGTGCCCGAGATCCAGAG gtgtaATCTGTCGGGCGTGATTCTGCAGCTGATGGCTCTGGGGATCCCCGACGTGACGAACTTCGACTTCATGTCCAAACCTTCTCCGG AGGCCGTCCGCTCCGCCGTGGAgcacctggagctgctgggagccGTGGAGAGGAAGGACGGCCAGGTCTGCCTCACGCCTCTGGGGAAGAAGATGGCCAGTTTCCCTCTGGAGCCCCGATACGCCAAG ACCATCCTGCTGTCGCCGGACTTCTCCTGCTCCGAGGAGATCCTGAGCATCGTGTCGCTGCTGTCCGTGGACACGGTGCTGTACAACCCCCCGGCCCGGCGCGACGAGGTGCTGGCCGCGCGCAGGAAGTTCACGTCCAGCGAGGGCGACCACATGACGCTGCTCAACATCTACCGGGCGTTCAAGAAAGTCAGCGGGAATAAG GAGTGGTGTCGGGAGAACTTTGTCAACAGCAGGAACATGGGGCTGGTGAAGGAGGTCCAGGCTCAACTCCGGGAAATCTGCCTTAAG ATGAACCTGAAGCTGGAGTCGTGCGGCGCCGAGACGGGCAACGTGCGGCGCTGCCTGGCCCACGGCACGTTCACCAACGCCGCCGAGCTGCAGCCGGACGGCAGCTACCTGGCGCTGGACACGCACCAGCCGGTGAGCATCCACCCGTCGTCCGTCCTGTTCCAGGCCAAGCCGGCGTACGTGGTGTTCAACGAGCTGCTGCACACGTCGCGCTGCTACATGAGGGACCTGTGCCTGGTGGACGCCGACTGGCTGCTGGACGCCGCGCCCGAGTACTTCGGGCGCAAGCTGCATCTGAGCAAGAGCTAG
- the p2rx1 gene encoding P2X purinoceptor 1 isoform X1, with translation MWVSRCQKMKSQITNALSDFFFEYETPRQVLVRNRRVGVVCRLIQLGVLAYIIGWVFIYEKGYQSTDTAVSSVFTKMKGVGYTNVSGNERVWDVADYVFPPQGDSSFVVMTNYIITEGQKMGTCPELKGKHSCKSDSDCEGGTLKRTGHGQMTGVCVNSTKTCEVLAWCPVEDDHVIPDPPLLMSAENYTLFIKNSVTFPLFGVTRSNLVEGIDAGYISQCLHDPEKAPLCPIFRLGDIVKLSGFSFETIAKVGGAIGIVVDWTCNLDVDIKNCKPKYNFHGLYGNPAETDKARASVGYNFRYAKHYMEDKTEKRTLLKVFGIRFDIIVQSLARKFDIIPTLTAIGSGVGIFGVATVVCDLVLLYLLPKREFYKNMKFKYTDTQTQQDTESFGLDSSVYYTIEANARQAQGSGQSNDPDSEAGSIETEVSKK, from the exons ATGTGGGTCAGCCGGTGTCAGAAGATGAAGAGCCAGATCACCAACGCCCTCTCCGACTTCTTCTTCGAGTACGAGACCCCCCGGCAGGTGCTGGTGAGGAACCGGAGGGTGGGAGTGGTGTGCCGGCTGATCCAGCTGGGAGTGCTGGCGTACATCATTGG GTGGGTGTTCATCTATGAGAAGGGCTACCAGTCCACTGACACGGCGGTCAGCTCCGTCTTCACCAAAATGAAAGGCGTCGGCTACACCAACGTGAGCGGCAACGAAAGAGTCTGGGATGTGGCCGACTACGTCTTCCCTCCGCAG GGAGACTCATCTTTTGTAGTGATGACAAACTACATCATAACTGAAGGTCAGAAGATGGGAACGTGTCCAGAG CTTAAGGGCAAACACAGCTGCAAGTCGGACTCGGACTGTGAAGGAGGGACCCTCAAACGTACGGGACACG GACAAATGACCGGAGTGTGCGTGAACAGCACGAAGACGTGCGAGGTGCTGGCCTGGTGTCCTGTTGAGGACGATCACGTCATACCTGA cccccCTCTCCTGATGTCTGCAGAGAACTACACGCTCTTCATCAAAAACTCTGTAACTTTCCCCTTATTTGGCGTCACAAG gagtAACCTGGTGGAGGGTATCGACGCTGGCTACATCAGCCAATGTCTTCACGACCCGGAGAAAGCTCCGCTTTGTCCAATATTCAGACTGGGAGACATCGTCAAGCTGTCGGGCTTCAGCTTCGAAACGATAGCCAAAGTG GGAGGAGCCATTGGGATTGTTGTGGACTGGACATGCAACCTGGACGTGGATATAAAGAACTGTAAACCAAAGTACAACTTCCACGGTCTGTATGGGAACCCTGCTGAGACGGACAAAGCCAGAGCGTCTGTGGGCTACaacttcag GTATGCAAAGCATTACATGGAGGACAAGACTGAGAAAAGGACCCTTCTTAAAGTGTTCGGCATCAGGTTTGATATCATTGTACAGTCACTG GCACGAAAGTTTGATATCATCCCTACGCTGACAGCGATCGGCTCTGGAGTTGGGATTTTTGGAGTC GCAACTGTAGTGTGTGACTTGGTGCTGCTCTATTTGCTACCAAAAAGAGAATTTTACAAGAACATGAAATTCAAATACACCGACACGCAGACACAG CAGGACACCGAGTCGTTCGGTTTAGACTCAAGCGTCTATTACACCATTGAAGCAAATGCAAGACAAGCCCAAGGCAGTGGCCAGTCCAAC GATCCGGATTCAGAGGCAGGCAGCATAGAAACTGAGGTATCTAAA AAGTGA
- the p2rx1 gene encoding P2X purinoceptor 1 isoform X5: MWVSRCQKMKSQITNALSDFFFEYETPRQVLVRNRRVGVVCRLIQLGVLAYIIGWVFIYEKGYQSTDTAVSSVFTKMKGVGYTNVSGNERVWDVADYVFPPQGDSSFVVMTNYIITEGQKMGTCPELKGKHSCKSDSDCEGGTLKRTGHGQMTGVCVNSTKTCEVLAWCPVEDDHVIPDPPLLMSAENYTLFIKNSVTFPLFGVTRSNLVEGIDAGYISQCLHDPEKAPLCPIFRLGDIVKLSGFSFETIAKVGGAIGIVVDWTCNLDVDIKNCKPKYNFHGLYGNPAETDKARASVGYNFRYAKHYMEDKTEKRTLLKVFGIRFDIIVQSLARKFDIIPTLTAIGSGVGIFGVATVVCDLVLLYLLPKREFYKNMKFKYTDTQTQDPDSEAGSIETEK; the protein is encoded by the exons ATGTGGGTCAGCCGGTGTCAGAAGATGAAGAGCCAGATCACCAACGCCCTCTCCGACTTCTTCTTCGAGTACGAGACCCCCCGGCAGGTGCTGGTGAGGAACCGGAGGGTGGGAGTGGTGTGCCGGCTGATCCAGCTGGGAGTGCTGGCGTACATCATTGG GTGGGTGTTCATCTATGAGAAGGGCTACCAGTCCACTGACACGGCGGTCAGCTCCGTCTTCACCAAAATGAAAGGCGTCGGCTACACCAACGTGAGCGGCAACGAAAGAGTCTGGGATGTGGCCGACTACGTCTTCCCTCCGCAG GGAGACTCATCTTTTGTAGTGATGACAAACTACATCATAACTGAAGGTCAGAAGATGGGAACGTGTCCAGAG CTTAAGGGCAAACACAGCTGCAAGTCGGACTCGGACTGTGAAGGAGGGACCCTCAAACGTACGGGACACG GACAAATGACCGGAGTGTGCGTGAACAGCACGAAGACGTGCGAGGTGCTGGCCTGGTGTCCTGTTGAGGACGATCACGTCATACCTGA cccccCTCTCCTGATGTCTGCAGAGAACTACACGCTCTTCATCAAAAACTCTGTAACTTTCCCCTTATTTGGCGTCACAAG gagtAACCTGGTGGAGGGTATCGACGCTGGCTACATCAGCCAATGTCTTCACGACCCGGAGAAAGCTCCGCTTTGTCCAATATTCAGACTGGGAGACATCGTCAAGCTGTCGGGCTTCAGCTTCGAAACGATAGCCAAAGTG GGAGGAGCCATTGGGATTGTTGTGGACTGGACATGCAACCTGGACGTGGATATAAAGAACTGTAAACCAAAGTACAACTTCCACGGTCTGTATGGGAACCCTGCTGAGACGGACAAAGCCAGAGCGTCTGTGGGCTACaacttcag GTATGCAAAGCATTACATGGAGGACAAGACTGAGAAAAGGACCCTTCTTAAAGTGTTCGGCATCAGGTTTGATATCATTGTACAGTCACTG GCACGAAAGTTTGATATCATCCCTACGCTGACAGCGATCGGCTCTGGAGTTGGGATTTTTGGAGTC GCAACTGTAGTGTGTGACTTGGTGCTGCTCTATTTGCTACCAAAAAGAGAATTTTACAAGAACATGAAATTCAAATACACCGACACGCAGACACAG GATCCGGATTCAGAGGCAGGCAGCATAGAAACTGAG AAGTGA
- the p2rx1 gene encoding P2X purinoceptor 1 isoform X2: MWVSRCQKMKSQITNALSDFFFEYETPRQVLVRNRRVGVVCRLIQLGVLAYIIGWVFIYEKGYQSTDTAVSSVFTKMKGVGYTNVSGNERVWDVADYVFPPQGDSSFVVMTNYIITEGQKMGTCPELKGKHSCKSDSDCEGGTLKRTGHGQMTGVCVNSTKTCEVLAWCPVEDDHVIPDPPLLMSAENYTLFIKNSVTFPLFGVTRSNLVEGIDAGYISQCLHDPEKAPLCPIFRLGDIVKLSGFSFETIAKVGGAIGIVVDWTCNLDVDIKNCKPKYNFHGLYGNPAETDKARASVGYNFRYAKHYMEDKTEKRTLLKVFGIRFDIIVQSLARKFDIIPTLTAIGSGVGIFGVATVVCDLVLLYLLPKREFYKNMKFKYTDTQTQQDTESFGLDSSVYYTIEANARQAQGSGQSNDPDSEAGSIETEK; the protein is encoded by the exons ATGTGGGTCAGCCGGTGTCAGAAGATGAAGAGCCAGATCACCAACGCCCTCTCCGACTTCTTCTTCGAGTACGAGACCCCCCGGCAGGTGCTGGTGAGGAACCGGAGGGTGGGAGTGGTGTGCCGGCTGATCCAGCTGGGAGTGCTGGCGTACATCATTGG GTGGGTGTTCATCTATGAGAAGGGCTACCAGTCCACTGACACGGCGGTCAGCTCCGTCTTCACCAAAATGAAAGGCGTCGGCTACACCAACGTGAGCGGCAACGAAAGAGTCTGGGATGTGGCCGACTACGTCTTCCCTCCGCAG GGAGACTCATCTTTTGTAGTGATGACAAACTACATCATAACTGAAGGTCAGAAGATGGGAACGTGTCCAGAG CTTAAGGGCAAACACAGCTGCAAGTCGGACTCGGACTGTGAAGGAGGGACCCTCAAACGTACGGGACACG GACAAATGACCGGAGTGTGCGTGAACAGCACGAAGACGTGCGAGGTGCTGGCCTGGTGTCCTGTTGAGGACGATCACGTCATACCTGA cccccCTCTCCTGATGTCTGCAGAGAACTACACGCTCTTCATCAAAAACTCTGTAACTTTCCCCTTATTTGGCGTCACAAG gagtAACCTGGTGGAGGGTATCGACGCTGGCTACATCAGCCAATGTCTTCACGACCCGGAGAAAGCTCCGCTTTGTCCAATATTCAGACTGGGAGACATCGTCAAGCTGTCGGGCTTCAGCTTCGAAACGATAGCCAAAGTG GGAGGAGCCATTGGGATTGTTGTGGACTGGACATGCAACCTGGACGTGGATATAAAGAACTGTAAACCAAAGTACAACTTCCACGGTCTGTATGGGAACCCTGCTGAGACGGACAAAGCCAGAGCGTCTGTGGGCTACaacttcag GTATGCAAAGCATTACATGGAGGACAAGACTGAGAAAAGGACCCTTCTTAAAGTGTTCGGCATCAGGTTTGATATCATTGTACAGTCACTG GCACGAAAGTTTGATATCATCCCTACGCTGACAGCGATCGGCTCTGGAGTTGGGATTTTTGGAGTC GCAACTGTAGTGTGTGACTTGGTGCTGCTCTATTTGCTACCAAAAAGAGAATTTTACAAGAACATGAAATTCAAATACACCGACACGCAGACACAG CAGGACACCGAGTCGTTCGGTTTAGACTCAAGCGTCTATTACACCATTGAAGCAAATGCAAGACAAGCCCAAGGCAGTGGCCAGTCCAAC GATCCGGATTCAGAGGCAGGCAGCATAGAAACTGAG AAGTGA